The following are encoded together in the Weissella soli genome:
- the rpsD gene encoding 30S ribosomal protein S4, whose product MSRYTGPKYRISRRLGVSLSGTGKEIAKRNYAPGDHGSGRRSKLSDYGVQLREKQKVRFTYGMTERQFHNLFNKAGQVRKGTHGTNFLILLERRLDNVVYRLGLASTRAQARQLVNHGHILVDGKRVDIPSYEVKVGQEVSVREKSAKNAYILASVEAQVGHVQYVEFDKDALKGSLVRLPEREEIDGDFNEALIVEYYNKLG is encoded by the coding sequence ATGTCACGTTATACAGGTCCTAAGTACCGTATCTCACGTCGTCTTGGTGTTTCTTTGTCAGGTACTGGTAAAGAAATCGCTAAGCGTAACTACGCCCCTGGTGATCACGGTTCAGGCCGTCGTTCAAAGTTGTCAGACTATGGTGTACAATTGCGCGAAAAGCAAAAGGTTCGTTTCACTTATGGTATGACTGAGCGTCAATTCCACAACTTATTCAACAAGGCTGGTCAAGTTCGTAAGGGAACTCACGGAACTAACTTCTTGATCTTGTTGGAGCGTCGTTTGGATAACGTTGTTTACCGTTTGGGATTGGCTTCAACGCGTGCCCAAGCTCGCCAATTGGTTAACCACGGTCACATCTTGGTTGATGGTAAGCGTGTAGATATTCCTTCATACGAAGTGAAGGTTGGTCAAGAAGTATCAGTTCGCGAGAAGTCAGCAAAGAATGCTTACATCTTGGCGTCTGTAGAAGCACAAGTTGGTCACGTACAATACGTTGAATTCGACAAGGATGCCTTGAAGGGTTCATTGGTACGTTTGCCAGAACGTGAAGAAATCGATGGTGACTTCAACGAAGCGCTAATCGTTGAATACTACAACAAGTTGGGATAA
- a CDS encoding septation ring formation regulator EzrA, with protein MANIGHVVIGLIIVGAVAYMIIFLAQQIIARQVAKLIIRLEQLKNIPVRDRLVDGRKMSLTGKSLKQFEALEAKYTKLEMTGFEAIKKQADQVLFDSQGVNFVKSTQSMKVLRQMEADASKDIDIVQQGMNDLEQLDREHKQAVLDLEAKYKELRKILLSQSFKFGPALDKLEEILGALEEDFSEFARMTEEGDHAAAADIHETLAMETNQLEERIAQIPALYEDLNEKIPAQLAEISEVYTAMAAKGFRFEEDFVEPALADLQKQRKIGLDLLQALTLKKVNDQLKGLHESIEYLYATLEKEAKAQQRVAKQLSELLEFKHHVSRQNHDLKIELDRMNQDFVFNKNEFDQVQTWTKQIHNVTEHLNDVTREIETQELIYSTVENGLNQDQDLLTAVEHDQVTMWDNLQKLPAIVKVARTRVTQHDEKMRLIQRRVERQNLPGIPTAYVDFYNSVNEELGRLMQQLDATRINIDDAQRQLSIVSADLDNLEERTNRVLEDADLTVRLVRKAFMFQDNQEVQQAVNEAKYYYEQSYDYESATRILGDVLDQIEPGTVATLRHQFQTEVTE; from the coding sequence ATGGCAAATATCGGACATGTAGTCATTGGTTTGATTATTGTGGGGGCAGTAGCCTACATGATTATCTTTTTGGCCCAACAAATTATCGCTCGGCAAGTGGCAAAACTAATCATTCGTCTGGAACAATTGAAAAATATTCCAGTGCGTGATCGGTTAGTCGATGGTCGAAAAATGAGTTTGACAGGTAAGTCGCTCAAACAATTCGAAGCCTTAGAGGCAAAGTATACAAAGCTTGAAATGACTGGCTTCGAAGCAATTAAGAAACAAGCCGACCAGGTTTTGTTTGATTCACAGGGCGTTAATTTTGTGAAGAGTACCCAATCAATGAAAGTCCTTCGTCAAATGGAAGCGGATGCCTCAAAAGACATCGACATTGTGCAACAAGGGATGAATGACTTAGAGCAGTTGGATCGCGAGCACAAGCAAGCGGTCTTGGACTTGGAAGCTAAGTACAAAGAATTGCGCAAGATTTTGCTGTCACAAAGTTTTAAATTTGGCCCAGCGTTAGATAAGTTAGAAGAAATTTTAGGCGCCTTGGAAGAGGATTTTTCGGAATTTGCCCGTATGACGGAAGAAGGGGACCACGCGGCTGCGGCTGATATTCATGAGACATTGGCCATGGAAACCAATCAATTAGAAGAGCGCATTGCCCAAATCCCAGCGTTATATGAAGATTTGAACGAAAAGATTCCGGCGCAATTGGCAGAAATTAGTGAAGTTTACACAGCGATGGCTGCCAAAGGCTTCCGTTTTGAGGAAGACTTCGTTGAACCAGCTTTAGCTGATTTGCAGAAGCAACGTAAAATTGGTTTGGATTTGCTCCAAGCATTGACTTTGAAAAAGGTTAATGATCAATTGAAGGGCTTGCATGAATCGATTGAATATCTGTATGCAACTTTGGAGAAAGAGGCCAAGGCCCAACAACGAGTGGCTAAGCAATTAAGTGAATTGTTAGAATTCAAGCACCATGTTTCACGACAAAACCATGATTTAAAGATTGAACTTGATCGCATGAATCAAGATTTTGTATTTAACAAAAACGAATTTGATCAAGTCCAAACGTGGACTAAACAGATTCACAATGTGACAGAACATCTGAATGATGTGACACGCGAGATCGAGACACAAGAACTGATTTATTCAACTGTTGAAAACGGCTTGAACCAAGATCAAGATCTGTTAACCGCCGTTGAACATGATCAAGTCACCATGTGGGACAATTTGCAAAAATTGCCAGCGATTGTCAAGGTGGCCCGTACGCGTGTGACCCAACATGATGAAAAGATGCGGTTGATTCAACGCCGGGTTGAGCGGCAAAATCTGCCAGGGATTCCAACGGCTTACGTTGATTTCTATAATTCTGTTAATGAAGAATTAGGTCGCTTAATGCAACAATTGGATGCCACCCGGATTAATATTGATGACGCTCAGCGACAGTTGAGCATCGTGAGCGCAGATTTGGATAATTTGGAAGAACGAACTAATCGCGTATTAGAAGATGCGGATTTGACGGTCCGGTTAGTGCGCAAGGCGTTTATGTTCCAGGATAACCAGGAAGTACAGCAGGCAGTTAACGAAGCAAAGTACTATTACGAGCAATCCTATGATTATGAATCAGCCACGCGCATTTTGGGCGACGTGCTAGATCAAATTGAGCCAGGTACGGTTGCGACTTTACGGCATCAATTTCAAACAGAAGTCACGGAATAA
- the helD gene encoding RNA polymerase recycling motor HelD: MSEPFDSEQARLDDVLAKIQDAKVLNDAKLKRAEKAQAEVHKGWDDVRFKSSTYSSLFETAMSVRQQQQMLQERELATNSAEHQAVILDRLKERPYFARIDVQEKGAAVAEPIYIGLASFSDSPDNFLVYDWRAPISSIYYDAGLGHVQYETPDGQQEAQVLLKRQFQIEEGKVVTIFDTDEAVGDQMLLNAVSGESTTKMKSIVTTIQKEQNKIIRNTKAELLFVQGAAGSGKTSAVLQRVAYLLYRYRGHLTSGQVVMFSPNQLFNDYIDQVLPELGEQNMVQMTYYQYASRRLPKLKLETLQERFEENLTDAEQAVVDFKGTSVYFKAMQRYAASLNQKNIKVRPIKFQGKEIIPVDKITDIYYSFNENYKLGNRLQATKERLMRMLQSRVGSEMREQWVEDTVQSLSKEEYDTLLGDNPREFASDEQEFNTLARLIVQQAMAPIAKGVNRNRFININAQFVHFLKSVPQLVDLSAHHISAEQWQISVTATVNAMRHGELSLVDMTPFMLLYDLIKGSHGERDIRFVFIDEIQDYTPFQLAFLKYSFPKARFTMLGDLNQAIFTKENAVSLQKELAALFDPELSEYIQLTQTYRSTQQITDFSKAVLINGAQIDAFDRVGEKPTMRVVADQAELVQATLTQLARNDAAKETTAIITKTLAQAEEAYAQLREAAQVTIIRTENQRLVPGTIVVPAYLAKGLEFDAVIMWDASEETYHGDNERQLVYTIASRAMHQLSIYGVGNITPLLDVDKSLYIEEK, translated from the coding sequence ATGAGTGAACCGTTTGATTCAGAACAAGCACGTTTGGATGATGTCCTCGCGAAGATTCAAGATGCGAAGGTCCTAAATGATGCAAAATTAAAGCGGGCTGAAAAAGCCCAGGCAGAGGTGCACAAGGGTTGGGATGACGTCCGCTTTAAGTCATCGACTTATTCTAGCCTTTTTGAAACGGCGATGTCGGTTCGTCAACAACAACAAATGTTGCAAGAACGGGAATTGGCCACTAATTCAGCTGAACATCAGGCGGTGATCTTGGATCGTTTGAAGGAGCGGCCATACTTCGCGCGGATCGATGTGCAAGAAAAGGGTGCGGCGGTCGCTGAACCGATTTATATCGGTTTGGCTTCATTTTCAGATTCACCAGACAATTTTTTGGTCTATGATTGGCGGGCCCCGATTTCTTCAATCTATTATGATGCTGGGTTAGGTCATGTGCAATATGAAACACCTGATGGCCAACAAGAGGCACAAGTGTTACTAAAACGCCAATTTCAAATTGAAGAGGGTAAGGTCGTCACGATTTTTGATACCGATGAAGCGGTTGGTGATCAAATGTTGTTGAATGCCGTTTCAGGTGAATCAACAACCAAGATGAAGTCAATTGTGACAACGATCCAAAAAGAGCAAAATAAGATTATCCGTAACACGAAGGCTGAATTACTCTTCGTTCAAGGTGCCGCCGGATCAGGTAAGACGTCGGCTGTTTTGCAGCGGGTGGCCTACTTGCTTTACCGTTACCGGGGCCACTTGACTTCTGGGCAGGTAGTTATGTTTTCACCAAACCAGTTGTTTAATGATTATATTGATCAAGTTTTACCTGAATTAGGTGAACAAAACATGGTGCAGATGACATACTATCAGTATGCCAGTCGGCGCTTACCAAAATTGAAGCTAGAAACCTTACAAGAGCGTTTTGAAGAGAATTTAACGGATGCTGAACAAGCCGTTGTTGATTTCAAAGGTACCAGTGTCTACTTTAAGGCGATGCAACGTTACGCAGCGTCATTGAACCAAAAGAATATCAAGGTCCGTCCCATCAAGTTCCAAGGGAAAGAGATTATCCCTGTTGATAAGATCACGGATATCTACTATTCATTTAACGAAAACTACAAGTTAGGGAACCGTCTCCAGGCCACGAAAGAACGTTTGATGCGGATGCTCCAAAGTCGTGTCGGGTCTGAAATGAGGGAACAATGGGTTGAAGATACCGTGCAATCTTTGTCTAAAGAAGAGTATGATACTTTGCTAGGTGACAACCCACGTGAATTTGCTTCGGATGAACAAGAGTTTAATACATTGGCACGGTTGATTGTGCAACAAGCGATGGCACCAATTGCAAAGGGTGTTAACCGCAACCGTTTCATTAATATTAATGCGCAATTTGTGCATTTCCTCAAGTCCGTACCGCAGTTGGTCGATTTATCGGCCCACCATATTTCAGCTGAACAGTGGCAAATATCTGTAACGGCAACCGTCAATGCAATGCGTCATGGTGAGTTGTCATTGGTTGATATGACACCGTTCATGTTGCTTTATGATTTGATCAAGGGGAGTCATGGTGAACGTGATATTCGATTTGTTTTCATCGATGAAATTCAAGACTACACCCCATTCCAATTGGCATTCTTGAAATATAGCTTTCCTAAGGCGCGTTTCACGATGTTAGGGGACTTAAATCAAGCGATCTTTACCAAGGAAAATGCAGTTTCTTTGCAAAAAGAATTAGCGGCATTGTTTGATCCAGAACTATCTGAGTATATTCAATTAACACAAACCTATCGCTCAACCCAACAAATTACCGACTTCTCAAAGGCGGTCCTCATTAATGGGGCACAAATTGATGCGTTTGATCGGGTCGGTGAAAAACCAACGATGCGGGTCGTCGCAGATCAAGCTGAGCTAGTGCAAGCGACCTTGACACAACTGGCACGCAACGATGCAGCCAAAGAGACGACTGCGATCATTACCAAGACTTTGGCGCAAGCTGAGGAAGCCTACGCGCAATTACGTGAGGCAGCTCAGGTGACGATTATCCGCACGGAGAATCAGCGTTTGGTACCAGGTACAATTGTTGTCCCTGCTTACCTAGCGAAGGGCTTGGAGTTTGACGCGGTGATCATGTGGGATGCTTCTGAGGAAACGTATCATGGTGATAATGAACGTCAGTTAGTGTACACGATTGCATCACGGGCGATGCATCAACTATCAATTTACGGAGTTGGTAATATTACGCCGTTACTTGATGTTGATAAGTCACTATATATTGAAGAAAAGTAA
- the coaA gene encoding type I pantothenate kinase, with the protein MTTEVPISYERFTRDAWEQLTTPVSDRDLEQVTPRVLANIKSFNDEISMADVTAVYAPLVDYIKLNVAQYARKLSEQRLFLGQAQHATPFVIGIAGSVAVGKSTTARLLQYMLQAEFGDAAVALTTTDGFLLSNAELRAQGLFNRKGFPESYDMRALIDFLDDVKAGKPIVRSPKYSHEISDVLAGEYDEFNRPEIFIVEGINVLQAPSNSKVYVSDFFDLSIYVDAETDLIEHWYLQRFNALLDRTLAEQDPTNFFWSWTQIPREKAEEIARRVWRDVNLVNLNEYILPTRERADIVLHKSVNHFISEVWLRKF; encoded by the coding sequence ATGACCACTGAAGTACCTATCAGCTATGAACGATTTACACGGGATGCCTGGGAACAGTTGACGACCCCGGTTAGTGATCGCGACCTTGAGCAAGTGACGCCCCGTGTGTTGGCGAATATTAAATCATTTAATGATGAGATTTCCATGGCTGACGTCACGGCTGTTTACGCGCCGTTGGTTGATTACATCAAATTAAACGTGGCGCAGTATGCGCGCAAACTCAGCGAGCAACGGCTTTTTTTGGGGCAAGCCCAACATGCCACGCCGTTTGTGATTGGCATAGCTGGCTCGGTCGCCGTGGGTAAATCAACGACCGCGCGTTTATTGCAATATATGTTACAAGCAGAATTTGGCGATGCGGCAGTCGCGTTAACAACGACAGATGGTTTTTTGTTGTCCAATGCGGAGTTGCGGGCGCAGGGATTGTTTAATCGGAAGGGTTTTCCAGAATCATACGATATGCGTGCTTTGATCGATTTCTTGGATGATGTGAAGGCCGGCAAACCAATCGTGCGGTCACCTAAATACTCACATGAGATCTCAGATGTTTTGGCTGGCGAGTACGATGAGTTTAACCGGCCCGAAATTTTCATCGTGGAGGGCATCAATGTGTTACAGGCCCCTTCGAATTCGAAGGTGTATGTTTCAGATTTCTTCGATTTATCAATTTACGTTGATGCGGAGACAGATTTAATTGAGCATTGGTACTTGCAACGCTTTAACGCCCTATTGGATCGTACGTTGGCGGAGCAGGATCCAACTAATTTCTTTTGGTCATGGACGCAAATCCCACGTGAAAAGGCGGAAGAAATTGCCCGCCGTGTCTGGCGTGATGTTAATTTAGTCAATCTAAATGAGTATATTTTGCCAACGCGTGAACGGGCGGATATCGTCTTGCACAAGTCGGTGAACCACTTTATCAGTGAAGTTTGGTTACGTAAGTTCTAA
- a CDS encoding LysM peptidoglycan-binding domain-containing protein produces the protein MNSKVKETALTVAGLTAVLAGGQQVVNAATTYTVHPNDTLSNLAAKFNTTVEDLVKTNNISNADLIFTDQKLTIADSETDTATSVAASVAQTADEAASTAASQAASSAAASIAASSEAAASTAASSAAAASSAAAKSSAAASSAAAASSAATTTTASSTATTTTSTSSTSGSVYSQFIAAGGTDSLWTYIVLPESGGDPNAVSASGYHGLGQTKQSWGYGDVATQTAGLVNYAVSRYGSIDAAVQFRLSNGWW, from the coding sequence ATGAATAGTAAAGTAAAAGAAACAGCACTAACAGTTGCAGGTTTAACTGCAGTTTTGGCCGGCGGACAACAAGTTGTGAACGCCGCTACTACATATACGGTTCATCCAAATGATACTTTGAGCAATTTGGCTGCTAAGTTCAACACAACCGTTGAAGACTTAGTGAAGACAAATAACATCAGCAATGCTGACTTGATCTTCACTGATCAAAAGTTAACGATCGCTGATAGCGAAACTGACACAGCTACTTCAGTGGCTGCATCAGTCGCTCAAACTGCTGACGAAGCTGCCTCAACAGCGGCTTCACAAGCCGCCTCATCAGCTGCTGCTTCAATTGCCGCTAGTTCAGAAGCTGCTGCCTCAACGGCGGCCTCATCAGCTGCGGCAGCGTCATCCGCCGCTGCTAAGTCATCAGCTGCCGCTAGTTCAGCCGCTGCCGCATCATCAGCAGCAACGACAACAACTGCAAGTTCAACGGCAACCACGACGACTTCAACGTCGTCAACTTCTGGTTCAGTTTACTCACAATTTATCGCCGCTGGTGGTACAGATTCATTGTGGACGTACATTGTGTTGCCAGAATCTGGTGGTGATCCTAACGCGGTTTCTGCAAGTGGTTATCATGGTCTTGGTCAAACCAAGCAATCATGGGGCTATGGGGACGTTGCCACGCAAACTGCTGGTTTAGTTAACTACGCGGTATCACGTTACGGTTCAATCGATGCAGCGGTTCAATTCCGTTTGTCAAACGGTTGGTGGTAA
- a CDS encoding YueI family protein produces the protein MDLENMDPHVQSAMYGTPKINPDEQRRYLGTFRERVYAAEYIKDMPNEAYHPIWREVLLAHPEATLIMNGNLPMDELVPFMQLAKATNVAFSMKNDDFYLVAPDRLGLVLAADEAVNIDAINIANMASNADSAPVEETTAQKVPWFKKLFR, from the coding sequence ATGGATCTTGAAAATATGGACCCGCATGTGCAATCAGCCATGTATGGTACACCTAAAATAAACCCAGATGAACAGCGGCGCTACCTTGGCACCTTCCGTGAACGTGTCTATGCTGCTGAATATATTAAAGATATGCCCAATGAAGCTTATCACCCAATTTGGCGGGAAGTGTTACTGGCACATCCAGAGGCCACATTAATTATGAATGGTAATCTGCCAATGGATGAGTTGGTACCATTTATGCAGTTAGCTAAGGCAACAAATGTCGCATTTTCCATGAAAAATGATGATTTTTACCTTGTTGCACCAGACCGTTTGGGCCTAGTTTTAGCCGCAGATGAAGCAGTGAACATTGATGCAATTAATATTGCCAATATGGCAAGCAACGCTGATTCTGCACCGGTGGAGGAAACAACGGCACAAAAAGTTCCTTGGTTTAAAAAGTTATTCAGATAA
- a CDS encoding replication-associated recombination protein A, with translation MALQPLAYRMRPRNLEEVVGQEHLVGEGKIINRMVQAKMLSSMILYGPPGTGKTSIASAIAGSTKYAFRILNAATDSKKDLQIVAEEAKMSGTVVLLLDEIHRLDKTKQDFLLPHMESGRIVLIGATTENPYLSINPAIRSRAQIFEVKPLSEEDIRVAIRRAMEDAERGLGDYHAVLAADAENHLVYATNGDLRSALNGLELAVKSTAPDAEGVVRITLPIIEETVQRKALTADKDGDGHYDVISALQKSIRGSDADAALYYVARLIEAGDLQIIARRLRVIAYEDIGLANPAAVARAVTAIQAAEQLGFPEARIPIANAVIELALSPKSNSAYTAIDAALADVRRGGHGDVPDTMKDAHYKGAEKLGHGVEYVYPHAYPGDWIPQQYLPDKLQGTQYWQPKGNSKVEQAYADQYQKLRDAQQKGLH, from the coding sequence ATGGCATTACAACCACTAGCTTATCGGATGCGACCCCGCAATCTCGAGGAAGTTGTGGGTCAAGAGCATTTGGTGGGCGAAGGCAAAATTATTAATCGCATGGTCCAGGCCAAGATGTTATCGTCGATGATTCTATACGGACCACCAGGCACCGGGAAAACGAGTATTGCCAGTGCAATCGCTGGTTCGACCAAGTATGCTTTTCGCATCCTAAATGCGGCGACAGATAGCAAAAAAGACTTACAGATCGTGGCCGAAGAGGCTAAAATGTCTGGTACGGTTGTCCTACTACTTGACGAAATTCATCGGCTCGACAAAACCAAACAAGATTTTTTGCTCCCACACATGGAAAGTGGGCGGATTGTGTTAATTGGCGCGACAACGGAAAATCCGTATCTCTCAATTAACCCGGCTATTCGCTCACGAGCGCAAATTTTTGAAGTGAAACCTTTATCAGAAGAAGACATTCGCGTGGCGATTCGTCGAGCCATGGAAGATGCAGAACGTGGCTTAGGTGACTATCATGCGGTGTTGGCTGCTGATGCCGAGAATCACTTGGTCTATGCGACGAACGGGGATCTGCGTTCTGCCCTGAATGGTCTTGAATTGGCCGTTAAATCGACCGCTCCGGACGCTGAGGGTGTGGTTCGCATAACTTTACCAATCATTGAAGAAACGGTCCAGAGGAAGGCTCTGACGGCGGATAAAGACGGTGATGGTCATTATGATGTTATTTCTGCGTTACAAAAGTCGATTCGCGGTAGTGACGCCGACGCGGCCTTATATTATGTCGCCCGATTGATCGAGGCAGGCGATTTGCAGATTATTGCCCGGCGCCTGCGCGTCATTGCCTACGAAGATATTGGGCTCGCTAATCCAGCGGCAGTGGCCCGTGCAGTGACGGCAATTCAGGCCGCTGAACAATTAGGCTTCCCTGAGGCCCGTATTCCCATTGCGAATGCCGTGATTGAATTAGCGCTGTCGCCCAAGTCAAATTCTGCTTATACAGCGATTGATGCAGCGCTAGCAGACGTGCGTCGTGGTGGCCATGGGGATGTGCCAGATACGATGAAGGATGCCCATTATAAAGGTGCTGAGAAATTGGGCCATGGGGTTGAATATGTCTATCCACATGCCTATCCAGGTGATTGGATACCGCAACAGTATCTGCCAGACAAGCTGCAAGGGACCCAATATTGGCAGCCGAAGGGTAACTCAAAGGTTGAGCAAGCCTATGCGGATCAATATCAAAAATTGCGAGATGCCCAACAAAAGGGTTTGCACTAG
- a CDS encoding universal stress protein, whose product MTELNYNNILIPVDGSVEAEAALAKAIEVAKRNDQAHLHILHVIDTRAFQNVADFKTTMVEQVAETAKKTLDAYLEQAHAAGLEKVDYTIEYGSPKDIIAHQAPEKLNIDLIMIGATGLNAIERLLIGSVTEYVTRTAKVDTLIVRAK is encoded by the coding sequence ATGACAGAATTGAACTACAACAACATTTTGATTCCTGTTGATGGATCAGTCGAAGCTGAAGCTGCCTTGGCAAAGGCGATTGAAGTTGCAAAGCGCAACGACCAAGCACATTTGCATATCTTGCATGTCATTGACACCCGCGCATTCCAAAATGTGGCTGATTTCAAGACAACCATGGTTGAGCAAGTTGCTGAAACTGCCAAGAAAACACTGGATGCCTACCTAGAACAAGCACATGCAGCTGGCCTTGAAAAAGTTGACTACACGATCGAATATGGTTCTCCAAAGGACATCATTGCCCATCAAGCACCTGAAAAGTTGAATATCGATTTGATTATGATCGGTGCCACCGGTTTGAACGCCATTGAGCGTTTGTTGATTGGATCAGTTACTGAGTATGTTACTCGGACAGCTAAAGTTGACACATTAATTGTGCGTGCTAAGTAA
- the trhA gene encoding PAQR family membrane homeostasis protein TrhA has product MKENPANIRHNILYEVLNAVTHGIGTLAAIICALFMVYQAFTHHLSAMSFTAIIIYIIGVISFLLASTLFHSLVFTRAAKIFQFFDHSFIYFVILGTYTPYTWIVLHNTTGYVMWGVLAFLTVAGLVYDLFFVGRWPWLSVTIYLIMGWIVIFALPEFWRALSPTAFWLLFAGGVTYSVGTIFYMNKRIFLGHVWWHLFVLIGTGLMYASIYLSIF; this is encoded by the coding sequence ATGAAAGAAAATCCAGCTAATATTCGCCATAACATCTTATACGAAGTCCTCAATGCCGTGACCCACGGTATTGGCACCCTTGCCGCAATTATTTGCGCCCTCTTTATGGTGTATCAGGCATTTACGCATCATCTCTCGGCAATGAGTTTCACTGCCATTATTATTTACATCATCGGTGTCATCTCATTTTTACTCGCATCAACGCTATTTCACTCATTGGTCTTCACACGGGCTGCCAAAATCTTTCAGTTCTTTGATCATTCGTTCATCTATTTCGTGATTCTCGGGACATATACCCCCTACACCTGGATCGTTTTGCATAATACGACCGGTTATGTCATGTGGGGTGTGTTGGCATTTTTAACAGTCGCTGGTTTAGTCTATGATTTGTTTTTTGTCGGTCGCTGGCCTTGGCTATCGGTCACAATCTATTTAATTATGGGTTGGATTGTCATCTTTGCCCTACCAGAATTCTGGCGTGCCCTGTCACCAACTGCCTTTTGGCTACTCTTCGCTGGTGGTGTAACCTACTCCGTCGGCACCATTTTCTATATGAATAAACGTATTTTTCTCGGTCACGTTTGGTGGCATCTCTTCGTCCTAATTGGGACTGGCTTGATGTATGCCAGCATTTACCTCTCAATATTCTAA
- a CDS encoding adaptor protein MecA translates to MEMERINDDTIRVLVTNDDLADRSISVIDLLGNQEEIEKFFRSILEEVDVDNDFAENEAVTFQVLPNRNGLELFISKNVENNNLMTDMMENIMGDRDNVESKDDVTDTLLEQLLGHDTSDDQPKRPRQKAGNRVNDATSVTGGPENVVEKTISPVILKFADFEMVIQLAQALRGKHVFEDSMLIEYHSEYFVELTLDTTLPKDELINITAIAREFGTLTPVAAEVLAEHGRVIFANAAIESVLKYFN, encoded by the coding sequence ATGGAGATGGAACGCATTAATGATGATACGATTCGCGTGCTGGTCACAAATGATGACCTGGCGGACCGTAGTATTTCTGTTATCGATCTATTGGGAAACCAAGAAGAAATTGAAAAATTCTTCCGTTCAATTTTGGAGGAAGTGGATGTTGATAATGATTTTGCTGAGAACGAAGCAGTCACATTCCAAGTACTGCCAAATCGGAATGGCTTAGAATTGTTCATTTCTAAGAATGTCGAAAATAATAATCTGATGACGGATATGATGGAAAACATCATGGGTGATCGTGATAATGTTGAATCTAAGGATGATGTGACGGATACATTGCTAGAGCAATTGCTCGGTCATGATACCAGCGATGACCAACCCAAGCGGCCACGCCAAAAGGCCGGCAATCGGGTCAATGATGCTACCTCAGTGACGGGTGGGCCTGAGAATGTCGTTGAAAAGACGATTAGCCCAGTTATCTTGAAGTTTGCGGATTTTGAAATGGTTATTCAGCTAGCCCAAGCTTTACGTGGTAAGCATGTCTTTGAAGATTCAATGTTGATTGAATACCACAGTGAGTACTTTGTCGAATTGACATTAGATACCACACTACCAAAGGATGAATTAATCAACATCACGGCCATTGCCCGTGAATTTGGTACGTTAACACCAGTGGCAGCGGAAGTGTTGGCTGAGCATGGACGCGTCATTTTTGCGAATGCCGCGATTGAATCAGTTTTGAAATATTTTAACTAA